In Halobaculum limi, one DNA window encodes the following:
- a CDS encoding DUF389 domain-containing protein: MHERNMRLVEILATRAEVIDPVLTALEEEELDYVVTDRSDTDGSTVVSLPVPANAVEPVLDRLDDLGVTGDTYTVVQDAEAVVSDRFNHLREDEGEASPTDSRRIARDELRSTARDILPATRIYCLLTAIGATLATAGFLLNSLTVVLGAMVIAPLFAPAMAASVGTVTGDDSLARDGLLMQALGTVVGVTSATGFALVVRLTPVADGVFDASAVVSASSLGSSAMLLLVVALGSGIAGAVGLSTDGSTVVTQVMLASALVPPVGVAGVGLVWWAPRLVVGALAVNGLNFVAIELAAVVSLWSLGYHPDNWTQLRRTRGHILKLVAGLLALLGVVTFLLVELSHGDLLTGGLL; encoded by the coding sequence ATGCACGAACGGAATATGCGGCTCGTCGAGATTCTCGCCACTCGGGCGGAGGTGATCGACCCGGTGCTCACGGCGTTGGAGGAGGAGGAACTCGACTACGTCGTGACGGATCGCTCCGACACCGACGGCTCGACGGTGGTGTCGCTCCCGGTGCCAGCGAATGCAGTGGAACCCGTGCTCGACCGCCTCGACGACCTCGGCGTCACCGGCGACACCTACACCGTCGTTCAAGACGCAGAGGCTGTCGTCTCCGATCGGTTCAACCACCTGCGCGAAGACGAGGGCGAGGCCTCTCCTACCGACAGCCGCCGCATCGCCCGTGACGAACTCCGGTCGACGGCGCGTGACATCCTCCCGGCGACGCGCATCTACTGTTTGCTGACGGCCATCGGCGCGACGCTCGCGACGGCAGGGTTTCTGTTGAACTCCCTGACGGTCGTCCTCGGTGCGATGGTGATCGCGCCGCTGTTCGCGCCGGCGATGGCCGCCAGCGTGGGCACCGTCACCGGCGACGACTCCCTCGCACGCGACGGGCTGCTCATGCAGGCGCTGGGCACCGTCGTCGGTGTCACCAGCGCGACCGGCTTCGCGCTCGTGGTTCGGCTCACGCCGGTCGCCGACGGGGTGTTCGACGCGAGCGCGGTCGTCTCCGCGAGCAGTCTCGGCTCCTCGGCGATGTTACTGCTCGTCGTCGCCCTCGGTTCCGGCATCGCGGGTGCCGTCGGGCTCTCGACGGACGGTTCGACGGTCGTGACGCAGGTGATGCTCGCGTCGGCACTCGTGCCGCCCGTCGGCGTCGCCGGCGTCGGTCTCGTCTGGTGGGCACCCCGACTCGTCGTCGGCGCGCTCGCTGTCAACGGGCTGAACTTCGTCGCCATTGAGTTGGCAGCGGTCGTCTCCTTGTGGTCGCTGGGCTACCACCCAGACAACTGGACACAACTGCGGCGTACCCGTGGTCACATCCTGAAACTCGTCGCCGGCCTGCTCGCGCTGTTGGGTGTCGTCACGTTCCTGCTGGTCGAGTTGTCACACGGCGACCTCCTCACTGGAGGACTGTTGTGA
- a CDS encoding winged helix-turn-helix domain-containing protein, which translates to MEKALWYLLAGTRGGVNRARIIRILDDRPRNANQLAAELDVDYNTVRHHLDMLVDHDVVEPGAEEYGKLYFLTDRFERHRESFERITDRIDTTDPSDHHTTDDTDTTD; encoded by the coding sequence ATGGAGAAGGCGTTGTGGTATCTACTGGCCGGCACCCGCGGCGGCGTCAACCGCGCGCGGATCATCCGGATCCTCGACGACCGGCCGCGCAACGCCAACCAACTGGCGGCCGAACTCGACGTAGACTACAACACCGTCCGGCATCACCTCGATATGCTCGTCGACCACGACGTGGTCGAACCCGGCGCCGAGGAGTACGGCAAACTGTACTTCCTCACCGATCGCTTCGAGCGCCACCGCGAGTCGTTCGAGCGGATCACCGATCGAATCGACACGACCGACCCGAGTGACCACCACACCACTGACGACACCGACACCACCGACTGA
- a CDS encoding molybdopterin-dependent oxidoreductase: MEHDARTTALAAVVREHGPAVLLAVAAGVGAVAGSFAVAGRLPGFVAAPVAEVVVAATPDVIIRYSILLLGSLGDSLAFLLALALTALLFAAVVWTVHRAAAAVDADRFDAPVAATTLSLVAVLLFSFALGGDAASALGATVGASIPLGVATLASRSVEPAPAGRRAALGSLAAAIGLVFAGGVLGSRRTVSAGDADATVPADSPEGQLLGMARDNSLDVEGLEPLVSDEFYTVDINQVDPTPDPDEWTLSVTGAVEMEAEYTYDDLTSRDPEHRFNTLRCVGERLNGKKMDNALWTGTPLMDIVEAANPQGEYVMLRAADGFFEEFSVSALRSGFLAYGMNGAPLPRGHGAPVRALIPGHWGEINVKWLTEIEILDEPMDGYWEQRGWHGTGPVETVAKLHVINRLDDGRIEVAGHAYAGTRGVDRVEVSVDGGETWTDASLSEPLPGDDVWRQWVHRYDSPGTEHEVVVRATDGTGTLQPEDERGSFPNGPAGWVSRTVNA; the protein is encoded by the coding sequence ATGGAGCACGACGCACGCACCACGGCGCTGGCGGCGGTCGTCCGTGAGCACGGCCCAGCGGTTCTGCTCGCGGTGGCGGCGGGAGTCGGTGCCGTCGCCGGATCGTTCGCGGTCGCTGGCCGCCTCCCGGGGTTCGTCGCCGCTCCGGTCGCCGAGGTGGTCGTCGCGGCCACACCCGACGTCATCATCCGCTACTCCATCCTGCTGCTCGGCAGCCTCGGCGACAGCCTCGCGTTCCTGCTGGCGCTCGCGCTCACGGCCCTCCTGTTCGCGGCCGTCGTCTGGACGGTTCACCGCGCGGCGGCCGCCGTCGACGCCGACCGATTCGACGCCCCCGTCGCCGCGACGACGCTCTCGCTGGTGGCCGTCCTCCTCTTCTCGTTCGCACTCGGCGGCGACGCCGCCTCCGCGCTCGGGGCGACGGTCGGTGCGTCGATTCCGCTCGGCGTTGCGACGCTGGCCAGCCGGTCGGTAGAGCCCGCGCCGGCCGGGAGGCGGGCCGCCCTCGGGAGTCTCGCGGCGGCCATCGGCCTCGTGTTCGCCGGTGGCGTCCTCGGCTCTCGGCGCACCGTCTCGGCGGGCGACGCCGACGCGACGGTCCCCGCTGACTCTCCCGAGGGCCAACTCCTCGGGATGGCCCGCGACAACTCGCTGGACGTTGAGGGGTTAGAGCCACTCGTCAGCGACGAGTTCTACACGGTCGACATCAACCAGGTCGACCCAACGCCCGACCCGGACGAGTGGACGCTGTCGGTGACGGGGGCTGTCGAGATGGAAGCGGAGTACACCTACGACGACCTCACGAGTCGCGACCCCGAACATCGGTTCAACACGCTCCGCTGTGTCGGCGAGCGACTCAACGGCAAGAAGATGGACAACGCCCTCTGGACGGGCACCCCGCTGATGGACATCGTCGAGGCAGCGAACCCGCAGGGGGAGTACGTGATGCTCCGTGCGGCCGACGGCTTCTTCGAGGAGTTCTCCGTGTCTGCGCTCCGGTCGGGCTTCCTCGCGTACGGAATGAACGGCGCCCCGCTCCCCCGCGGCCACGGCGCGCCCGTCCGGGCGCTCATTCCCGGTCACTGGGGTGAGATCAACGTCAAGTGGCTCACCGAGATCGAGATCCTCGACGAACCGATGGACGGCTACTGGGAACAGCGCGGCTGGCACGGCACCGGCCCCGTCGAGACGGTCGCCAAACTCCACGTGATCAACCGCCTCGACGACGGCCGCATCGAAGTCGCAGGCCACGCCTACGCCGGGACGCGCGGCGTCGACCGCGTCGAGGTGTCCGTCGACGGCGGCGAGACGTGGACGGATGCGTCCCTCTCGGAACCGCTTCCCGGTGACGACGTGTGGCGCCAGTGGGTCCACCGCTACGACTCGCCCGGCACAGAACACGAGGTGGTCGTCCGGGCGACGGATGGCACCGGCACGCTCCAACCGGAGGACGAGCGGGGGTCGTTCCCCAACGGCCCCGCAGGCTGGGTGTCACGGACCGTGAACGCGTGA
- a CDS encoding oligosaccharide flippase family protein, with the protein MSDQNTLPFERLVHRFAHAVRTVSTDDLVHHGGVMAAATVVAGGFNYGYQVFVGRVLGAEAYGAFGALFALFYLLHVVGRGVRFSASRFAAELDGPNERAAFYRGFLLRSTALGVVGTVLLVAASPVIAGFLGLDSAAPVTVVAVAIGVELVLTANQGTLQGLQRFGALGAFKVAQAAVKLALGVALVLAGLRLYGAFAAVALGSAVVLAASTAYLLWNLGRPAAATTQFRYRRAYRYVVPAAIAGFCLTVPANADVIVVKHFFPAVDAGYYAAASVFGKVLLFLPMGISTALFPKVTADHAAARNKRLHALFDRALAYAALVGVGGAVGFWLFAERLLALAYGPEYVAAAPLVRWYGLAIVGVVLAVVVLNFELARDRTGYVYVFAVGSVVELALIWTFHASLIQVAQIVLISNAALFLVGLAAVKLDVDLDPTRLTTTSTDSSNER; encoded by the coding sequence ATGTCTGATCAGAACACGCTCCCGTTTGAGCGACTGGTACATCGATTCGCCCACGCCGTCCGCACCGTCAGCACCGACGACCTCGTCCACCACGGCGGGGTGATGGCCGCCGCGACCGTTGTCGCCGGTGGCTTCAACTACGGCTATCAGGTGTTCGTCGGCCGCGTCCTCGGCGCGGAGGCGTACGGCGCGTTCGGCGCGTTGTTCGCGCTGTTTTACCTCCTGCACGTCGTCGGCCGCGGCGTCAGGTTCAGCGCCTCTCGCTTCGCCGCCGAACTCGACGGCCCCAACGAACGCGCCGCGTTCTATCGCGGCTTCCTGCTGCGTTCGACGGCCCTCGGCGTCGTGGGGACGGTCCTCCTCGTCGCCGCAAGCCCCGTCATCGCGGGCTTTCTCGGCCTCGACTCCGCCGCACCGGTGACGGTCGTCGCCGTCGCCATCGGCGTCGAACTCGTGTTGACCGCGAACCAGGGGACGCTACAGGGCCTCCAGCGGTTCGGTGCCCTCGGCGCGTTCAAGGTGGCGCAGGCGGCCGTGAAACTCGCGCTTGGCGTCGCCCTCGTCCTCGCCGGCCTCCGACTGTACGGCGCGTTCGCCGCGGTGGCGTTGGGGTCGGCGGTCGTCCTCGCCGCCTCGACTGCGTACCTCCTCTGGAACCTCGGTCGACCGGCGGCCGCCACGACCCAATTCCGCTACCGCCGGGCGTACCGCTACGTCGTCCCGGCCGCCATCGCGGGGTTTTGTCTCACGGTGCCGGCCAACGCCGACGTCATCGTGGTCAAGCACTTCTTCCCGGCCGTCGACGCCGGCTACTACGCCGCCGCGTCGGTGTTCGGGAAGGTGCTGTTGTTCCTGCCGATGGGCATCTCGACGGCACTGTTCCCGAAGGTGACGGCCGACCACGCCGCCGCACGGAACAAGCGGCTGCACGCACTGTTCGACCGCGCACTCGCGTATGCAGCGCTCGTCGGGGTCGGTGGCGCAGTCGGCTTCTGGCTGTTCGCCGAACGACTCCTCGCACTCGCGTACGGCCCCGAGTACGTCGCCGCCGCGCCGCTGGTCCGCTGGTACGGCCTCGCCATCGTCGGCGTCGTCCTCGCCGTCGTCGTCTTGAACTTCGAGTTGGCCCGCGACCGCACCGGCTACGTCTACGTGTTCGCCGTCGGCTCGGTGGTCGAACTCGCGCTCATCTGGACGTTCCACGCTTCGCTGATCCAAGTCGCACAGATCGTCCTGATCTCGAACGCCGCGCTGTTCCTCGTTGGCCTCGCGGCGGTGAAACTCGACGTCGACCTGGACCCGACCCGCCTCACGACCACCTCCACCGACTCTTCCAATGAACGCTGA
- a CDS encoding glycosyltransferase: MNADSPHTRTDTEPTAQSADHARDQPHDRSPERSVVLPVYQERPDVWTGLVERLLIAGWDEVVVCLDAPDDETAAAADRVGEHDGVTLATSDDRRGKGGALRDGLAAADGDVLGFVDADGAVTVDALDRLYRTVEWGTAAVAAGSRDAGDADRTGQSLVRRTLGRGYRLLARGMTGVPVSDFQCGAKAFRREVWTAIAADVDETGFAFDTELLALAHRHDFDIREVPIAWDDPGDSDVDVGTDAPALFRSLLRIRRSLPETPRALSDGGANAEADTGPTVDTSPDADDPMHVALVTSHPPNRGHLAEYGEELARSYAARDDTEVTVFARRTDRAPAVEDRGDYEVRRVWARDSARSAWDLVRELREDEYDAVQFNLHMTYFGTTNAYRFLGLALPPLCRALLDVPVVTTLHDLLEIVEDDHVDDTVGTLERVGARAATQLVLLSDATTVTAAEYRDIVAERYPLGDPVHVPHGTFKRADGGVAPLDPPLRLLVFGFLGPTKDIETTVRAFREVREAVPNAELVIAGGSHPDYPGHREQLEARFGDEPGVTFTGYVEEDDLDDVWGSATAVLMPYHTCTGVSGVFQLAKSYGKPVIAFENEGMRTSTVETGGEAAFVDPDSPTALAEGIVDLWNDRDRLRDIARTNAAAGDRVSMAETTDQMVDLLTDPSTPPTAAATDGGEDA; this comes from the coding sequence ATGAACGCTGACAGTCCACACACCCGCACAGACACCGAACCCACAGCACAGTCCGCCGACCACGCCCGCGACCAGCCACACGACCGCTCGCCCGAGCGCTCGGTCGTCCTCCCGGTGTATCAAGAACGACCGGACGTGTGGACGGGACTCGTCGAACGCCTCCTGATCGCCGGGTGGGACGAAGTCGTCGTCTGCCTCGACGCCCCCGACGACGAGACGGCCGCCGCCGCCGACCGCGTCGGTGAACACGACGGCGTCACGCTCGCGACGAGCGACGACCGCCGCGGGAAAGGCGGTGCGCTCCGCGACGGCCTCGCGGCCGCCGACGGCGACGTACTGGGCTTCGTCGACGCCGACGGCGCGGTGACGGTCGACGCCCTCGACCGTCTCTACCGGACCGTCGAGTGGGGCACCGCCGCCGTCGCCGCCGGGTCGCGAGACGCCGGCGACGCCGACCGGACGGGCCAGTCGCTCGTCCGACGGACGCTCGGCCGGGGCTACCGTCTGCTCGCGCGTGGGATGACGGGTGTTCCCGTCAGCGACTTCCAGTGTGGCGCGAAGGCGTTCCGTCGCGAGGTGTGGACGGCAATCGCCGCCGACGTCGACGAGACGGGGTTCGCATTCGACACCGAACTGCTCGCGCTGGCGCACCGCCACGACTTCGACATTCGCGAGGTGCCCATCGCGTGGGACGACCCCGGCGACAGCGACGTCGACGTCGGCACGGACGCACCCGCCCTGTTCCGGTCGCTGCTCCGCATCCGGCGGTCGCTCCCGGAGACGCCGCGAGCGCTCTCCGACGGCGGGGCCAACGCCGAGGCAGACACTGGCCCGACTGTCGACACCAGCCCAGACGCCGACGACCCGATGCACGTCGCACTCGTCACCTCGCACCCGCCTAACCGAGGCCACCTCGCGGAGTACGGCGAGGAGTTAGCCCGATCGTACGCCGCCCGCGACGACACCGAAGTGACGGTGTTCGCACGGCGTACGGACCGCGCTCCGGCGGTCGAGGACCGCGGTGACTACGAGGTGCGTCGCGTGTGGGCCCGCGACTCCGCTCGCTCGGCGTGGGACCTCGTCCGCGAACTCCGCGAGGACGAGTACGACGCCGTCCAGTTCAACCTCCACATGACGTACTTCGGGACGACGAACGCCTACCGGTTCCTCGGCCTTGCACTGCCGCCGCTGTGTCGGGCCCTGCTGGACGTGCCCGTCGTCACGACGCTGCACGACCTCCTCGAAATCGTCGAGGACGACCACGTCGACGACACCGTCGGCACGCTCGAACGCGTCGGCGCGCGGGCGGCCACGCAACTGGTGCTTCTGTCGGACGCGACCACCGTGACCGCCGCCGAGTACCGCGACATCGTCGCCGAACGCTACCCGCTGGGTGACCCGGTCCACGTCCCGCACGGGACGTTCAAGCGGGCCGACGGTGGGGTCGCGCCGCTGGACCCGCCGCTGCGCCTGCTCGTGTTCGGCTTCCTCGGCCCGACGAAAGACATCGAGACGACCGTCCGCGCGTTCCGCGAGGTGCGCGAGGCGGTGCCGAACGCCGAACTCGTGATCGCAGGGGGGTCACACCCCGACTACCCCGGCCACCGCGAGCAACTGGAGGCTCGCTTCGGCGACGAACCGGGCGTCACCTTCACCGGCTACGTCGAGGAGGACGACCTCGACGACGTGTGGGGGTCGGCCACCGCCGTTCTGATGCCGTACCACACTTGCACCGGCGTCAGCGGCGTCTTCCAACTCGCCAAGTCCTACGGCAAGCCCGTCATCGCCTTCGAGAACGAGGGAATGCGTACCTCCACCGTCGAGACGGGCGGGGAAGCCGCGTTCGTCGACCCCGACTCGCCCACGGCGCTCGCCGAGGGCATCGTCGACCTCTGGAACGACCGCGACCGCCTGCGCGACATCGCCCGTACCAACGCCGCCGCTGGCGACCGTGTCAGTATGGCCGAGACGACCGACCAGATGGTCGACCTGCTCACGGACCCGTCGACACCGCCGACGGCCGCCGCGACCGACGGAGGTGAGGATGCGTGA
- a CDS encoding HVO_A0556 family zinc finger protein produces MSQRPEGRPTGRDVLARLDGDDCTLPACDGTLDRQPFKQTDAVVCDECGTPQVRVWDDD; encoded by the coding sequence GTGAGCCAACGACCTGAGGGACGGCCGACCGGCCGCGACGTACTCGCTCGCCTCGACGGCGACGACTGCACGCTGCCCGCCTGCGACGGGACGCTCGACCGACAGCCGTTCAAACAGACGGACGCAGTCGTCTGCGACGAGTGCGGGACGCCGCAAGTGCGGGTGTGGGACGATGACTGA
- a CDS encoding sulfatase-like hydrolase/transferase: MTERESAADTDDGTDEGSTLDDVTRRLAQRLPHSVKRLLAVPYNRVQRVRADRSFAHRADQFPSLAPANDAPRHVVCVVVDALRADVVDSETTPFLAQRQVDTAVTPSPWTFPAVTSLLTGRYPHEHGSMRQSDDADRGARDLVIPPTLPEEERTFSELFAAAGYDTYGGFAFHMPFFAVGGRFATNRVYDDAPATTVIDDFLQWFDRRRDGRTCSYLHLGDLHEPVDPPTAYWDRFDVDDSIDGIRRWRFRADTDPGPEGERYRRHRRRLYRAAAAHVDARLEVLRERLPDDVALVVTGDHGEALWEQSTLDRRTFRDSRPAYGIDHGGTPFEAVARVPLAVDGLDVRDRGTPSLVDIAPTLLDALGQMETLATSGCSLSRGVPEDRVPLVEAARYGHEKKAVYRDGWKLIVSRGDDAAVGFRLPDDSGATAEEADLPPDVEADLYDALPAWPDGTEPERRVSGMAQQRLEDLGYV, translated from the coding sequence ATGACTGAGCGCGAGTCCGCCGCCGACACGGACGACGGAACCGACGAGGGATCCACCCTCGACGACGTGACCCGGAGACTCGCACAGCGGCTCCCACACAGCGTCAAGCGCCTGCTCGCGGTGCCGTACAATCGCGTGCAGCGAGTCCGCGCAGATCGGTCGTTCGCGCATCGTGCCGACCAGTTCCCGTCGCTGGCACCTGCGAACGACGCACCCCGACACGTCGTCTGCGTGGTCGTCGACGCGCTTCGTGCCGACGTGGTCGACAGCGAGACGACGCCGTTTCTCGCACAGCGACAAGTCGACACCGCCGTCACGCCGTCACCGTGGACGTTCCCTGCCGTCACGTCGCTGCTCACCGGGCGCTACCCCCACGAACACGGGTCGATGCGCCAGTCCGACGACGCCGACCGAGGCGCACGCGATCTGGTCATCCCGCCGACGCTCCCGGAGGAAGAACGGACGTTCTCTGAACTGTTCGCCGCCGCGGGCTACGACACTTACGGCGGCTTCGCGTTCCACATGCCGTTCTTCGCGGTGGGCGGTCGCTTCGCGACGAACCGCGTGTACGACGACGCGCCCGCCACGACTGTTATCGACGACTTCCTCCAGTGGTTCGACCGCCGACGCGACGGGCGGACCTGCTCGTACCTCCACCTCGGCGACCTCCACGAACCGGTCGACCCACCGACGGCGTACTGGGACCGCTTCGACGTCGACGACTCCATCGACGGGATTCGGCGGTGGCGCTTCCGCGCCGATACCGACCCCGGTCCCGAGGGTGAGCGCTACCGCCGACACCGTCGCCGCCTGTACCGCGCGGCCGCGGCCCACGTCGACGCCCGACTGGAAGTGCTCCGTGAGCGACTGCCCGACGACGTGGCACTCGTCGTGACCGGCGACCACGGCGAGGCACTGTGGGAGCAGTCCACCCTCGACCGCCGCACGTTCCGCGACTCTCGCCCGGCGTACGGCATCGACCACGGGGGCACGCCGTTCGAGGCGGTCGCGCGAGTGCCGCTGGCAGTCGACGGACTCGACGTTCGCGACAGGGGGACGCCCTCGCTGGTCGACATCGCGCCGACGCTGTTGGACGCGCTTGGGCAGATGGAGACGCTGGCGACCAGCGGGTGTTCGCTCTCGCGGGGCGTCCCCGAAGACCGGGTGCCACTCGTCGAGGCCGCCCGCTACGGCCACGAGAAGAAGGCCGTCTACCGCGACGGCTGGAAACTGATCGTCTCCCGCGGCGACGACGCCGCGGTGGGCTTTCGCCTCCCCGACGACTCGGGCGCAACCGCCGAGGAGGCCGACCTCCCACCAGACGTGGAGGCCGACCTCTACGACGCGCTTCCCGCGTGGCCCGACGGGACCGAGCCTGAACGCCGGGTGTCGGGAATGGCCCAACAGCGCCTGGAGGACCTGGGCTATGTGTGA